GTCACCGTAATGGTCAAAAAATGTGTtgaaaattgtcaaaaaaatgaaaaaacatAGAGTAGAGTTAAGCATTGCTTAAAGCTCATATTACTGAATTGAACTCAGATAAATCAAGTCACGATCAAACTGAATTGAAGAAGAAACTAATGAAACATGAGCcaataataatactaataataattaataaatgccCCGACCATTCTTGTTTCTCAACATCCTCGAGAACCCAAAATGTCATCAAATTGTTAAACACAGAATAATCTACACTGCCCAATTTACCATTGTAATTTATAAGACCTGAACGGTGTGATGTCGAGAAAAAACGTGGCTCTTTGGGTGTTTTCATAAACTCAATCTTCTCTGATCTAACATCGAATCTAACTATTCTCGACTGGCCAACTCCATAGTATAGAGCACCATCAATGCATACCTGTCTGGGATGGGCATGTTTGGTTATCTCCGGGATGGGCATGTTGGTTATATATCTCCGGTCAAGTCGTTGTCGAGAAAGAGATGGTTGTgaattagcttttttttttggtcaacggtGATTTTTATAAAAGAGAAAGCAAAGAGGTTCAAGCCCAATACAAAGACTAGCCCAAGGAAATAAAGGAAGCAAGAGAGGTCTTAAGGGCCCGTTTAGCTAAGAAGTCAGCCTCTCTGTTCTGAGAACGAAGGATTTGCTGAAAGTTGatagaaacaaagaaagatgAGAGGCTCTTGATGTCCTGGAGAACGCCATAGAGTTCTGATATCTGACTTTTTGTTGAAATTGTTCTGATGAGCGTTGCACAATCGGATCGGAGGGTGATGGAAGCCAACCCTAGATCCTTCGCCTTTTGATTCCTTCACAGAGAGCAAGGGCTTCCGCCATAAAAGAGGAAGCGACATCCTCTATAACACCGGTTCCTGTTAGTGGGAAAGACGAGTTCTCGTCTCTGATGATCCATGCGAAGCCTGCTCGTCGCGTTGTTGCATCCCACGCTGCATCGGTTGAGCCTGATGGAGACAGTGAAGCGGTCTCTACCATTCGGTTACTGCCTCTGATTGATGAGGTGGGATTCTGGCTCGGTGGAGCCTGTTCTTGAGCGTGATCCCATTCCAAAGCTGTGGAGATCCCTTTCGTGATTACCTCCGAGGCAGGTGAAGTCTTGTCCTcgaaaattagtttttatttagcTAAAAGAACATACTGTATTAAAAACAGGAAGATTCACAAAATAAGGAAAATTATTGcctatttagtttttatttatttctacaAAATAACACGTACATTTTATGAACAATATGTGCTGCTGCgtgagtttatttttaatttattttgtttctgatCATTGGATTTATCttataaacaatattttcttgttttttttgtttttttttgcatcgAAAGGATAACAATTATTGCTggtaaaaagataaaaagcttcGTCTTCTACTAATTTATTAAAGACAAACTCAAAAGCTAAATCGAACAAGGTAAGATCTCTGAGACTGAAAGCATTATATAAACGAAgcaacaaaatatatttgttctttttgaaaatagaaTTAAAGCCAGCGAATGAGAATTAAAAGGTAAGCCACGAAAAGGTGAAGCTATAATGAAACTACCAAGAGTGATAATGTTAGAAGAACATAATATTCTCAACGTGACCGGGGGAACATAACACCTCACGACCATGCGTACAAATTCCATGCACACCTCTAAACTCATCATCCGTGATtccatcaacctcagctcttcTAACACGCTTACTAATCATATCGCAATAGTAAACAGAAAAGAGCTCAGATGAGTTTAAAGATCTTGAAACCAGTATAGCCTCGTTGGTATGAATTTCTCCAGTGCACAAAAGTCTCTCATCAGTAAAAAATTCTCTCAACTCACTATACACATCACAAATCACAATGCTCGACCAttcttgtttctcagcatcttGCAGAATCCACATATACATCTCAGATGTCCCGTAGAAGTCATAGCTAAAACATGCTAATTTTCCTTGGCAAGTTATAAGTCTTGAATAACATGAGACTGCGTTATAATCTTTAGGTACTTGAATAAACTCAATCTTCTCAGACGTAACATCAAATCTAGCTATCCTTGAATAACCAACTCCGTAGTATATAAAACCATCGATACAAACCTCACCTTTCATGCAGCGGTAAGGATCTTTAGTGACTGCCTCTGACTCAATCTTTTTCCACTTCTTTTGTTGAGATCCCAGCGTGAAAACGAAATGCTCTTGGTTTATATTGTCCGATGTACCGCTGTCGGAACCGTCAAACATCATCACACACAAGACTTTGTATTGTTCTCCCACAGGGTCGTACCCTAGACGTGCGTACATGTCCCTTCCGTTAGGTGTAACATCTGGTAATTTTACGATTTGTCTAGTGGTGGGGTTACAAACAGCGATCGATGAACCACGTGCGCAACAAACCAGACCGTTTAAAGGGCGAGATTCGATGTCGTAGACGAGATCCGAGATCGTCATGTCGTGTCTGGCCATGACTGTGGAGTATATTTTGCCATCTTCCGGTTCAGGAGCCGAGAAGATGAAACGCTTACGAGAACCGGAGTGCTTGAACGTTAAAAGGAGACGAGGACGAGTTTTTGACCTAGTTAGGAAGGTATCGACGAAATATTTGCTGCGGATGATGGAGAACCATAGCTTCGACACTGCTTGGAATCGGAGGATGGGCTTCGCTGGAAGTCTCGAGAGGATATCTAAAACGAGATCGAGAGGGATGTTTCTTGTGTGGTTTACGGCGTGATCTAGGTTACGTGAGGGAGACGGTACTTGTGAATCTTCCATTGCGGCTGGTGGTGAATGGTGTGATGATTGCTTAAAAGTTATATACTGTATATCGAACACAACcctaaaactaataaataaaatataaactatatataaaaaggagaaaaaaataatttgaactTCTTTGCTTATTCCTTTTACTTGActaaactaggtgttttgcccgcatatgcgggcataaatttcttataaatacttattagtttatgtcttattaatctaaaaccagcataataaattattatttatttttttaaatagttaaatcaaacatcaaatatttatatatgtcaaatactttttgtcaaaatatatacttattattgtgttaagtttttttaaaacactcatatcttagagaaagtttagaaaatatatttatattttttggttgactaatatttaataataaattattttgtatcttaatttttttaacttttataataaaaatattgttttcagataggcataaaaagaatatatatagaagaattatctttttttgataattctaaaatattattttgtaatcaattatttaatatagcatataacatataaactttatatcattaaaataaattagtgaatagttagaaactaataataaattaataacctatctaaaagtctaa
This genomic stretch from Raphanus sativus cultivar WK10039 chromosome 3, ASM80110v3, whole genome shotgun sequence harbors:
- the LOC108846708 gene encoding F-box protein At1g30790-like encodes the protein MEDSQVPSPSRNLDHAVNHTRNIPLDLVLDILSRLPAKPILRFQAVSKLWFSIIRSKYFVDTFLTRSKTRPRLLLTFKHSGSRKRFIFSAPEPEDGKIYSTVMARHDMTISDLVYDIESRPLNGLVCCARGSSIAVCNPTTRQIVKLPDEHFVFTLGSQQKKWKKIESEAVTKDPYRCMKGEVCIDGFIYYGVGYSRIARFDVTSEKIEFIQVPKDYNAVSCYSRLITCQGKLACFSYDFYGTSEMYMWILQDAEKQEWSSIVICDVYSELREFFTDERLLCTGEIHTNEAILVSRSLNSSELFSVYYCDMISKRVRRAEVDGITDDEFRGVHGICTHGREVLCSPGHVENIMFF